TCCTGAGAAAAATCTTAATTTTGGTTTCATAGGACGCGATTCGCCTGAGAAAGGCTTAAATCTGCTTATTGAATCTTTTATAGAGCTTTCGAAAATCAAACAAAGCATTGAGCTAACGGTAGCTGGGAATAACGGCGATAAATACAGGTCTTACAAATACGAAAACATTTCATTTCTTGGTTATATAGAGAAAGAGGATTTTTACAAGGAAATTGATATGCTGGTTGTTCCATCTTTGTGGGACGAGCCTTTTGGTCGTGTAATAATCGAGGCGTCTTTACGAGGGATCCCGGTGATAGTAAGTAAAAATGGAGCTTCGAGAGAACTGTTAAAATTAGGCGTTATAGGTTTAGAATTTGACGGTTCCCAAAGTGATTTGATAAAAGCCATGGGTGATTCACTACTCAGGTTTGATGAGTTAAGAGTATCTTCAAAGAAACGTGTGAGTAATTTGGAAGATATATTTAGTGTTGAAAAAAGTGCTAATAAATATATCTCCCTCATAGAGAGGATAAATGAAAAATACCGTAGTTAATGGCAGAGTCTTAAATGGAAGAAAAAATGGTGTATGGAGATACACTTATGAGATTTGTAAGATCCTTGGATCAAGTCTTGAAATTGTAACTCCATCAGAAAATTTACATGGTGTGCGCGGGCATTATTGGGATCAAGTTGAGATACTGAGGCACGCGAAAAATAAATCTCTTTGGAGCCCGGCTAATTCAGGACCTATTATAAAACGCAAAGATCACATAATAACCATACATGACGTAGCATTTTTTGAAAATCCATCTTGGTTTAATAAGAAATATAGGCAATATTATTCATTTATGACTCCGAAAGTTGCTAAAAATTGCGAAAAAATTTTAACTGTCTCTGAATTTTCAAAATCTCGAATAGCCCATTATTGCAAAATTAGCGAAGATAAGATCGCTGTAGTGCCTAATGGCATCGGAGATGTCTTCTTCAATCTGTTAGATGGATGCAATCCTCATGAAAAACCATACATTTTGTCCGTAGGGTCTTTTTCGCCTCAAAAAAATCTTGAATCGCTTCTAAGAGCATGGAAAATTTTGAAGAGTGATTTTAGAGACATCGACCTAATTATTGTAGGTGCAGATAGCAGTGCGACAAACTCTACTTTTCAAAGAGTAAATGACTCAAGTATTGTATTTAAAAGTCAGATAAGCGACAAAGAACTCGCAAAACTATACTCTAATGCACTTTTATTTGTCTATCCTTCAATATATGAAGGTTTTGGACTTCCAATTTTAGAGGCTCTTGCTTGTGGATGCCCAACTCTTGCATGCTCTGGGACGGCGGCCGAAGATCTTGGATTGAATGGAGTAGAATTTATAGATATGAGGAAAGTAGAAGATATTGTGGAAAGTGTTCGTGATAGAATTGAAAATTCTGACTCATATAAGGTTAAATCTCGTTTGGCTTCGGCAGCGGTAAAAAGTTTTACGTGGGAAAGATGCGCCGCGTCAACTTTTAAAATAATTGAAGGAAATAAATGAAAATAGCGATGTTATCATATTTAGTTTTCGGTGATTCTATCGGTGGGGTAGAGAATCATATCAAATTTATGTCTGAAGAGCTAAAAAAGATGGGCCATATGGTAGAGATATTTAAGCCTGTTTGGGAAGAAGACTATATCGGTAATTGCATGATTTATGATGAGATAAAAATAAATTATATAAATGTTGGTAAGCGTCCCAAAGTTATGAACCACCCAATTATAAAAAGAATTCCATTCGCACGCGGTTTCTTATCAAAAGTCTTATTCCTGTCAAGAAGTAAACTGATTTCTGGGGAAATAATGTTAAGATCGCCGGATCTAGTATGGCAGCACGATTTTTCGTCAAATTGGTTGTCCACTCGGCAGATCTCTAAAGCGGTTCCAGTAATTTTAACAAATCATACAGGGGAATATTTACTTCTCCGTAAAATCCCATTTTTTGGGACTATAGAAAAATATTTATTCTCACACTACAAATTAATTATCGGTCCTAGTAAAGAATTGACCCCTAATTTAAGTAAAGCGGTTAGTATACATAATGGCGTTGATATGAAAATTTTTGGTTTCAGAGAAAATTATTTTGACAAAAGCCAGGCCACGGGAGGGTCTACCAAAAAAATTTTTTGTCCTAGAAGGTGGGCGCCCACGAAGGGAATTAAATATTTTGCAGAGAGTTTATTGTTACTTGACAAATTGGATATTGCTGGCAGTATTGAAGTATATTTCGCTGGAAATGATTACGATGTGTATCCTCTATACAAAGAAGAAGTTGATAGTATACTTGAGAGAGTAGAAAAAATCAAAATACACTATCTCGGCAATATTAATATAGAAGATATGGCTAAACAATACAAAAAATCTGACATCGTAATCATTCCTTCACTAATGGAAGCAGTTAGCCTATCTGCTTTGGAAGCTATGGCATCAGGATGTTTAGTTATTTCAACAGATGTTGGTGGCATGCCAGAATTGATAAATTCACATATTGACGGCATATTGGTACCGTGTAAAGATCCACAAGCACTGGCAGACGCTATCAAAAATTCTATAGAGAATGATCTGACAACAGTAGTTAAAAATGGTTATGATAAAGTTATGAGTAATTATACATGGGATAAAATCGCCAACAGAACGATTAGTGAAATCAGCAAATTTATATCATGAATAAAAATTATTTAAAGACCGTAAGCCCATCTATTCTTGGGACAATTGTTGTTTTTATGGGCTTTCTATCGACATTAATCCCGCCAAGTTACTATAAATATCTTTTAAATGAGGAGAATTATTCTTTCCTAAACTTTAGACTCTACTTTATGGTTCTAGTATGCTTATTGAGCTTTATTTTAGGTTGTAGATTGGCATATAGATTTAAGCAATTTCCTATAATTGGGAGCGAAGAGATTGCGATAGATATTCTTACTCTTATAAGCGCGGCTTTGGCTATATTAAGGCTAAAGGATATGGTTAGTAATCTTTCGCTTTCGTTTGTTAATGAGGCGATCTTTGGTGATTTTACAAACAGACAATTTTTTCTCCGATCAACAGTTTCGTCAGTATTTCAAAATAGTAGTCTGGGTTGGGTAAAAGGATTTAGTTTCTCTATGATATGTTTGGGTTGGTTAAATATATTTAAGCGAGCCGTTTCATTTAAAAGTTATAAGGGAATAATACTTGTCGCTTCAACTGTTATAATCACCATCTCATATCTTGTAGAGGCTTTAATACTTCAGGGGCGTGGGGCAATATTTGAGATATTTGTTGCTATATTGATGTCATACATATCTGTCATATCTAGTAAGGTAGAATTTGATTGGAAAAAAATAATAAAAATCGCTGCTTTTGTTGCAATTATATCTATTAGTATATTTCTAGCTATTTCTGTTCGTAGATCAATGATCGACGAAGCCAAAAGCCCTCTAGAATCAATCATGTATTTAATAGTTGGCTATTTTGCGTCTGCTTATAATAGGCTGGCCTTAGTTCTAAGTAACAGCTTAGTTATACCTAACCAAGGTACGATGTACAATTCTTTATTAAATATTTTGAGTCCACCTTTTTCTAATCAGTTTTCCTTTTTAAAAATAGGAGACTTGATAGGTCTGTCGGAGCCTGTGGTCGGAACTGATGCTTGGATAGAGTCGTTCTCATCAGTCTCTACAACCGGTTTAAATCCTGCCTTCAATTGGTTCACAATTTTCGGAATAGTATATTCCGACTTTGGATTCTATTACCCCGTATATTTTTTATTGTACGGGATTTTGTCAGGTTATGCCTGGAAAAACTATATGCAAAAATCATTTCTGGGAATAGCTCTCTACCCATGGATAGTCTTAAGTATATTTGCATGGTGGGGGGCGGAAAATGTTTATATAGCGAAAAGAGAAACTGTAATTATTATATTGATCGCTGTCTTTCACTGTGCCTTATCTGTATATATAGGAATTATACGCAGAAAATGAAAGGAGAGTGAGACATAGTGTCAAAAAATACGCAAAGAAACAATAAAAATAGCAAAATAGCACACTTGGGGAACGCGGACCGCCGGAGTCGCTACCTGCGTCGCAAGGTGATGAATGCGCTACTGCTTGTGCTGGCGGACGTGCTTGCGCTGCTGCTGGTGCTGGCGGTGGTGGCGGGCGGAACGAGACTGATGCACGGCTATGTCACCATCGAACGCTGGATGCCGGGCTTCGTCACCTTGACTCTTCTGACCCTGGCGCTGTCGAAAATGTACCCGGGGTGGGGGATGGGGTTGCTGCAGGAGGTACGGCGACTCAGTTACGCGCTGACCCTCGCGGGTGCGCTGGCTATGCTGCTGCAACTGACGGAGTTTCGGGGCTTCCTGCAGCTCGGGATGCTTATCTTCACGGTGGTAGGCGCGTGGTTCGCGCTGATCCTCTCTCACTTCCTGGTGCGCAAGGCACTGATCGCCAGGGGAGACTGGGGCATTCCGGTGGCTATCTACGGCGGTGCGGAGACCGGCCGAACGGTCATCAAGGCACTCCGGGCCGAGCAGGGGTACGGCTTTATACCAACTGTGGTGTTCGACGATGCGCCTGATCTCGTGAACGGCACAGTTCTTGGTCTGCCTGTCGTTGGTGGGTTGAACGCCGACCGGTCCGGCATTCCCGTGGCGATCGTGGCCATGCCGGGCCTGCCGACCGCGCGCCTGCGTACTCTGCTGGCCGGGCCGCTGCGGCAGTATCGGCATGTGGTCATCGTGCCGGACCTCTTCAACATCCCGTCGCTGTGGGCCCAGAGCCGTGACCTGAACGGCGTGCTCGGCCTGGAGATCAGCCAGAACCTCCGGGACCCGGTGTCGCGCGCCCTGAAGCTGGGCACTGAACTGCTGCTGGTGCTGCTCAGCCTGCCGTTCTGGGGCCTGCTCTGCCTGTTGATCGGTCTGCTGATCTGGCTGGAGGACCGGGCGAACCCGCTCTTCCTGCAGCCGCGCATCGGGAAGAACGGCCGGATCTTCAACACCTGGAAGTTTCGCACCATGCTTCCGAACGCCGAGGATGTTCTGAAGCGCCGCTTAGCGGAGGATCCTGCCCTGCGGGCAGAGTGGGAAGCGAACTTCAAGCTGCGTGTCGATCCGCGCATCACGCGGGTGGGGGCCTTCCTGCGCAAGACCAGCCTGGATGAGCTGCCACAACTGGTGAATGTGCTGCGGCGTGAAATGAGCCTGATCGGCCCACGCCCACTGCCCGCCTATCATCAGGAGCAGTTGCCGCGTGAGGTGCAGGACCTGCGGGCCAGCGTCCGGCCCGGCATGACCGGCCTGTGGCAGGTGTCGGGCCGCTCCGACTCAGGAAATATAGGCATGGAAAGATGGGACCCGTACTACGTGCAGAACTGGTCCGTGTGGCTCGATATCGTGGTGCTGCTCAAAACAGTCCGTGTGGTCGTGTACGGCTCCGGGGCGTACTGAACGTATCCCCTGGAGGCTGCATCCAGGTGCAGCTGCCGCTCACTGAGTGGCGCCAAAGTGCCCAGGTGCTGCAGCCGAAGAGTTCCGTACCTGTGGGCGCCAGCCTGCGAGGCCAGGGCAGCACACTCCGCACAGCATGAGAAGAGGGAGGGGCATAGAGCCGCCTCCCTCCGCCCGCTTCCATTCAGCTTACTCGCCGTGTACCAGCTTGCTAATCGTCAATCTGACCGCCGATCGTCACCGCTTCGTAGCGGCCTGTTCTTGGATTGAACAGGTGGGCGACCCTGAGCAGGCGACCGCCCGTTTCAATCGATTTCAAGATGGCGATGGGAGGCTCGGTCGTACCCGCACCAAATTCCAACGAGTAATAGGGGTGTTCGAGGAAGTCGTGCTGTTCGTATTCCCTGACATCCGCCCAGTCGAAGACGGGGTGGTGACTGTGAATCCACCATCCGACCTGAACGGCGGAAAATCGTTCCCTCATCACGTGGCGCGCGCCTTCGTACCAACGCTGTGCATCCTCAAACATGTGTTCGTGCGGGGGACGTGCGGTGATCATCTGGACAGCGGGACACCCGGAGACGAAATCGGTGATCTTCAGGCTTCCGTCGGGCATTGACTGACCGAAAATCATCGCGGGATTGATTTCAAGCGGTTTCTCTTTGACGGCTGCCGCCATTGCCTCAGCACACTTCCTGGAAATATAAATATATTTTTTGAATCGTTTTATGTCCTCTATGGAAGTATGCTGACCAAAATCTTGATATCCGCTGAAGCCACCTGCCATATATCCTCCTTGTTAACAAAATAAATCTGTCGACTTCTTCACAACAACACCACCGATCTTTGGATAGGCTCGTCCGTTCCCGAGGTTGGGGTTTTGGGTGTGCCGAGGAATAGCCCCAGGTGCTTGCCTGAGCCCACAAGTCCTACTCCCGAATCCCGCCCTTATCACCATATCACCTTTAATGGGGTCACCATATAAGAGGACATCGTTCGAGAAAAAATCTCCATCCTCCCTCTATGGCCGACACGCACCAGGGGGAAAGTATCGGGTCCGTGGACATTCGGCTCCAGCTTGGGCTCAGGATAAGGCGATTGCGCGAGGACCGTGGATGGAGCCAAGACGTGTTCGCACAGATGACGCAACTCGGCCGTTCATATCCGCATAAAATTGAATCTGGGATAGTGGATATTCAACTAACGACTTTAGTAAAGATCGCCAAAGCATTTAAAATCACACCTTCGCAGTTGCTGGACAGTGTAGGAAGCGAATCTCATTAATGAGTAAAGCAAAATGATACGAGAAAAAAATATGTACAGATCGCAATTTGAGCTCGGAAAGTAAAAATTGAACGCACGAAGATGCCTCTCATCATCCATTTTCGTGCGTTTGTCTGGTGATTAACTCTGTAGAGGACAACTTCAACTCAAGCTGCTCCAGGAGCTAAAAAAGGGCTCATCATGACCCCGATCACCTCCGCTTTCTCCTTCAGATCCCACCGCCACACGTTCCGCAGAAACTCCGAGCCGNNNNNNNNNNGGGTTTCTGTCCCCTATCGGCTGGGGTTCGTCCTGCAGCGCGACGGCGAAATCGAGTACGTGAGCCTCGTGAACTTCAAGTTTCTGTCCCCTATCGGCTGGGGTTCGTCCTGCAGCTGCAGCCGCTGTCGAGCAGGTCGTCGAGCAGGTAGGCGTTTCTGTCCCCTATCGGCTGGGGTTCGTCCTGCAGCGCTGAACGCGCAGGACTCGCACTGGAGGCTCAGTCGTTTCTGTCCCCTATCGGCTGGGGTTCGTCCTGCAGCGCGTGGAAGGTGTGCTGCTCGTGCAGCCCGTGTTCGAGTTTCTGTCCCCTATCGGCTGGGGTTCGTCCTGCAGCTTCGACCAGCTCGCCGCCGCACAGCTGATGCTGCAGTTTCTGTCCCCTATCGGCTGGGGTTCGTCCTGCAGCTTCCGCCCTGCCGGACGGTTACGCCTATGAAGTGAGGTTTCTGTCCCCTATCGGCTGGGGTTCGTCCTGCAGCCCCCAGAAGGCACGGCGTACTGGGTGATGGACGTGGAGTTTCTGTCCCCTATCGGCTGGGGTTCGTCCTGCAGCCGGGTCGGGTGGGGGTGCGGGCCTGGGCGTCGATGAGGTTTCTGTCCCCTATCGGCTGGGGTTCGTCCTGCAGCGGCCTCGTTGCTCTCCCCGTGCACCATGTAGATGACGTTTCTGTCCCCTATCGGCTGGGGTTCGTCCTGCAGCATCCCGCCCGGCGTGCCCGTGCTGCTGATCGCGGCGTTTCTGTCCCCTATCGGCTGGGGTTCGTCCTGCAGCGTCGTGCCGCCCGCCCCCATCCTGTTCGCGCAGGCGTTTCTGTCCCCTATCGGCTGGGGTTCGTCCTGCAGCACACCGGCACGCCCGGTGCGAAAGCAGGCCCGACGACGTTTCTGTCCCCTATCGGCTGGGGTTCGTCCTGCAGCGCAGGCGCGACGGGCGTGCCGCTGGCCGTGGCCGTGGTTTCTGTCCCCTATCGGCTGGGGTTCGTCCTGCAGCGATGATGCGCGGCAAGGTCGAGGCGCCGTTCGTGACGTTTCTGTCCCCTATCGGCTGGGGTTCGTCCTGCAGCTGCTGAGCGTGGCCGTGAACGACCCGTCATGCCCCTGTTTCTGTCCCCTATCGGCTGGGGTTCGTCCTGCAGCCGCGTCCTCCGCGTCCTCCAGCAGGTTCGGAATGGGTTTCTGTCCCCTATCGGCTGGGGTTCGTCCTGCAGCAGGACAGCCATGTACAGCTGTTCGAGGTTCATGCCGTTTCTGTCCCCTATCGGCTGGGGTTCGTCCTGCAGCCATGGCCGCCTGCCTGTTCTTCTCCTGCGACTTCTGTTTCTGTCCCCTATCGGCTGGGGTTCGTCCTGCAGCGTGGACTCGGCACACGGCCGCTTCTCCCACCTGCAGTTTCTGTCCCCTATCGGCTGGGGTTCGTCCTGCAGCGCCACCAGGGGCGGGTGGTGGTGCGGGTGGGGGTGAGTTTCTGTCCCCTATCGGCTGGGGTTCGTCCTGCAGCGCCGGGCGTGGCCGTCTCGACGTCCACCACCTCGAAGTTTCTGTCCCCTATCGGCTGGGGTTCGTCCTGCAGCAGCGCGAACGACCCGAACACCGCCGCTGCGTACAAGTTTCTGTCCCCTATCGGCTGGGGTTCGTCCTGCAGCTCGACACGCACATCATCACCGTCACGCAGGGCGTGTTTCTGTCCCC
Above is a window of Deinococcus aquiradiocola DNA encoding:
- a CDS encoding glycosyltransferase family 4 protein; its protein translation is MKNTVVNGRVLNGRKNGVWRYTYEICKILGSSLEIVTPSENLHGVRGHYWDQVEILRHAKNKSLWSPANSGPIIKRKDHIITIHDVAFFENPSWFNKKYRQYYSFMTPKVAKNCEKILTVSEFSKSRIAHYCKISEDKIAVVPNGIGDVFFNLLDGCNPHEKPYILSVGSFSPQKNLESLLRAWKILKSDFRDIDLIIVGADSSATNSTFQRVNDSSIVFKSQISDKELAKLYSNALLFVYPSIYEGFGLPILEALACGCPTLACSGTAAEDLGLNGVEFIDMRKVEDIVESVRDRIENSDSYKVKSRLASAAVKSFTWERCAASTFKIIEGNK
- a CDS encoding exopolysaccharide biosynthesis polyprenyl glycosylphosphotransferase, with protein sequence MLALLLVLAVVAGGTRLMHGYVTIERWMPGFVTLTLLTLALSKMYPGWGMGLLQEVRRLSYALTLAGALAMLLQLTEFRGFLQLGMLIFTVVGAWFALILSHFLVRKALIARGDWGIPVAIYGGAETGRTVIKALRAEQGYGFIPTVVFDDAPDLVNGTVLGLPVVGGLNADRSGIPVAIVAMPGLPTARLRTLLAGPLRQYRHVVIVPDLFNIPSLWAQSRDLNGVLGLEISQNLRDPVSRALKLGTELLLVLLSLPFWGLLCLLIGLLIWLEDRANPLFLQPRIGKNGRIFNTWKFRTMLPNAEDVLKRRLAEDPALRAEWEANFKLRVDPRITRVGAFLRKTSLDELPQLVNVLRREMSLIGPRPLPAYHQEQLPREVQDLRASVRPGMTGLWQVSGRSDSGNIGMERWDPYYVQNWSVWLDIVVLLKTVRVVVYGSGAY
- a CDS encoding glycosyltransferase family 4 protein, which encodes MKIAMLSYLVFGDSIGGVENHIKFMSEELKKMGHMVEIFKPVWEEDYIGNCMIYDEIKINYINVGKRPKVMNHPIIKRIPFARGFLSKVLFLSRSKLISGEIMLRSPDLVWQHDFSSNWLSTRQISKAVPVILTNHTGEYLLLRKIPFFGTIEKYLFSHYKLIIGPSKELTPNLSKAVSIHNGVDMKIFGFRENYFDKSQATGGSTKKIFCPRRWAPTKGIKYFAESLLLLDKLDIAGSIEVYFAGNDYDVYPLYKEEVDSILERVEKIKIHYLGNINIEDMAKQYKKSDIVIIPSLMEAVSLSALEAMASGCLVISTDVGGMPELINSHIDGILVPCKDPQALADAIKNSIENDLTTVVKNGYDKVMSNYTWDKIANRTISEISKFIS
- a CDS encoding helix-turn-helix domain-containing protein, whose protein sequence is MADTHQGESIGSVDIRLQLGLRIRRLREDRGWSQDVFAQMTQLGRSYPHKIESGIVDIQLTTLVKIAKAFKITPSQLLDSVGSESH